Proteins from a single region of Neodiprion virginianus isolate iyNeoVirg1 chromosome 4, iyNeoVirg1.1, whole genome shotgun sequence:
- the LOC124303375 gene encoding toll-like receptor Tollo, translating into MQGSPAFFAILLGTIFGVLGASLSKALRYKAPDECKWVATGETEDDVSLVCRLRTINSELENTNFSVIQPQHTVRLRLECSDALFFQSSLSAGSFRPLVELRELAIEYCKIGNLSDDAFRGLKELRNLTVRTHNTDWSAMALDVSAGAFSVELAQLERLDLGENNMWSIPEGTLCPLLNLEVLNLTRNRLREVTSFHFGTGARCAPGLRELDLSNNSIESLPAAAFSGLSRLHSLDLRSNTITFLADRALEGLSSLEVLKLSDNRLASLPPELFTDTRNIHEIHLRNNTLSVLPPGLFGELTQLQVLDLSRNELSSEWINAVTFDGLVRLVVMDLSHNRIARLEPAVFRDLYSLQILRLQGNLLDNLSENTFSALNNLHILVLSDNHLTAIDAGTLSGLHVLSLLSLDNNRLNSLHPNSLKNVSSLQDFHLNGNRLSTIPEALKATPSLRTLDLGENLISEIPNGTFDDMQQLYGLRLTENHIGNLTKGTFERITALKILNLSRNRVQYIEVGTFDANTNLQAIRLDGNQLTDIVGLFTGLPNLVWLNVSDNRLKVFDYAMIPTGLQWLDIHSNEINELGNYFEIESQLQLSTFDASYNKLTEITGSAIPTSVEQLFLNNNLISKVQSYAFFKKPNLTRVDLKANQIRNLEPYSLRISVVPHTKSLPEFYIGGNLYLCDCTMEWLQRVNRQTLTRTQPRVMDLDSIDCKLLYDRKRVFVPLMEATHSQFLCKYETHCFALCQCCDFDACDCEMTCPTNCTCYHDQSWSTNVVDCSSGGHVGKLPEQIPMDATQLYLDGNDLRIVSSHAFIGRKKLKVLFLNASNIEMVQNRSFNGLRELEDLHLQDNRIRELRGHEFEGLDELKTLLLQQNKIASIANNTFAPLRSLYTLRLEGNHLTNLALSSLPKPINLTISRNPWSCDCEYLQMFQNWLRSTVSRVTDASDLRCVYNTTEFEAYGEETFNDDEFGFSLSNNNSSTCTGLAAIENSIRGNRTKIEPQALHDYLPLLVATLSAFFITMLLCMLAFIFRQELRVWFHSRFGVRIFYRESEVDREDRDKLFDAFVSYSSKDEDFVAHELAPVLERGNPAYKLCLHYRDFPVGNFIADTIVQAVESSRRTIMVLSENFIKSEWCRFEFKSAHHQVLRDRRRRLILVLVGDVPQRDLDPDIRLYLKTNTYLQWGDKLFWEKLRFALPDVPNNQRSPQQRRQPPPVRRQHNNRTANVQRTVAVHI; encoded by the coding sequence ATGCAGGGTAGTCCTGCCTTCTTCGCGATACTACTGGGCACGATATTTGGAGTTCTCGGAGCCTCCCTTAGCAAAGCTCTCAGATACAAAGCACCCGATGAATGCAAGTGGGTCGCGACCGGGGAAACGGAAGACGACGTCTCTCTCGTTTGCCGTCTGAGAACCATCAATAGCGAGCTGGAGAACACAAATTTCAGCGTGATCCAGCCGCAGCATACGGTGCGTCTGCGGCTGGAGTGTAGCGATGCGTTATTTTTTCAGAGTTCGCTTAGCGCCGGTAGTTTCAGACCGTTGGTGGAACTGCGAGAGCTTGCCATAGAGTATTGTAAGATCGGGAATCTTTCCGATGACGCCTTCCGGGGTCTCAAGGAACTGAGAAACCTGACGGTGCGCACCCACAACACGGACTGGTCTGCGATGGCTCTAGACGTATCCGCTGGCGCCTTTAGCGTAGAACTTGCTCAACTTGAAAGACTTGACCTCGGAGAAAACAACATGTGGAGTATACCGGAGGGCACCTTATGCCCCCTGTTGAATCTCGAGGTTCTCAATCTAACGCGTAACCGGTTACGAGAGGTGACCAGCTTCCATTTTGGAACCGGCGCTAGGTGCGCCCCGGGATTGCGCGAGCTGGACCTGAGCAACAACAGCATCGAGTCGCTGCCCGCCGCTGCCTTCTCCGGTTTGTCACGGTTACATAGCCTCGATTTACGCAGCAATACGATCACCTTTCTCGCCGATCGAGCCCTCGAGGGTCTCTCCTCGCTCGAGGTACTAAAGCTGTCCGACAATCGACTAGCGAGCTTGCCACCCGAACTCTTTACCGACACGAGAAACATCCACGAAATTCATTTGCGCAATAACACTTTGAGCGTCCTTCCGCCCGGGCTATTTGGCGAGTTAACGCAGCTTCAAGTGCTTGATTTGTCGCGGAATGAGCTCAGTTCCGAATGGATTAACGCAGTGACGTTCGACGGGCTGGTTCGTCTCGTCGTCATGGATCTGTCCCACAACAGAATTGCCAGGCTGGAACCGGCTGTGTTCCGCGACCTGTACAGCCTGCAGATATTACGGCTGCAGGGTAATTTATTGGACAACCTATCGGAGAATACGTTTTCTGCACTCAATAATCTGCATATCCTCGTACTCAGCGATAATCACCTAACCGCGATTGACGCTGGTACATTGAGCGGCCTCCACGTCCTCAGTCTTCTCTCTCTGGACAACAATCGACTGAATAGTCTTCATCCGAACTCGCTGAAGAACGTCTCATCCTTGCAAGACTTCCATCTTAACGGTAATAGACTGTCGACAATCCCGGAGGCTTTGAAGGCGACCCCATCATTGCGTACCTTGGATCTCGGTGAAAATCTCATATCTGAGATTCCAAACGGCACCTTCGATGATATGCAACAACTCTACGGACTTCGATTAACCGAAAACCATATCGGAAATTTGACAAAGGGCACTTTCGAGAGGATCACAGCTCTCAAAATATTAAATCTGTCGAGAAATCGAGTCCAGTATATCGAGGTTGGGACCTTCGACGCCAACACGAATCTCCAAGCTATAAGATTGGATGGGAATCAGTTGACGGACATAGTCGGACTGTTTACGGGACTTCCGAATCTAGTGTGGTTGAATGTGAGTGACAATCGTTTAAAGGTGTTTGATTACGCGATGATACCGACGGGACTGCAGTGGTTGGATATTCATTCCAACGAAATCAACGAGTTGGGTAATTACTTTGAAATCGAGTCTCAGCTTCAGTTGAGCACTTTCGACGCGAGTTACAATAAGTTGACCGAGATAACCGGGAGTGCTATCCCGACAAGTGTGGAACAGCTTTTCCTGAATAACAATTTAATATCAAAAGTGCAGAGTTATGCGTTTTTCAAAAAGCCAAATTTAACGCGAGTGGACTTGAAAGCTAACCAAATACGCAACTTGGAACCTTATTCGTTGAGGATTAGTGTAGTGCCGCATACCAAATCTCTACCGGAGTTCTACATAGGTGGAAATCTGTACTTATGCGACTGCACGATGGAATGGCTACAGAGAGTGAACCGACAAACTCTAACTAGGACTCAACCCCGAGTGATGGACCTGGACAGTATAGATTGCAAACTTCTATACGATAGAAAGCGCGTCTTTGTACCCCTAATGGAAGCTACGCATTCACAGTTCCTCTGCAAGTACGAGACTCACTGCTTCGCGCTTTGTCAGTGCTGCGACTTTGACGCGTGCGATTGCGAGATGACATGTCCGACAAATTGTACTTGCTACCATGATCAATCGTGGTCAACGAACGTGGTCGACTGCTCGTCCGGAGGTCACGTCGGAAAGCTACCGGAGCAAATACCGATGGACGCGACTCAGCTTTACCTGGACGGTAACGACTTGAGGATAGTGTCTAGTCACGCTTTCATCGGACGGAAGAAACTGAAAGTGTTGTTCCTGAACGCTTCGAACATCGAGATGGTCCAGAACAGGTCGTTCAACGGGCTGCGTGAGCTGGAGGATCTTCACCTACAAGATAACCGGATCCGTGAGCTCAGAGGCCACGAGTTCGAGGGATTGGATGAATTGAAAACGTTGCTACTTCAGCAGAACAAGATCGCATCGATCGCCAACAATACCTTCGCGCCCCTGCGTTCTCTGTACACTCTCAGACTGGAAGGAAATCATCTGACCAATCTGGCTCTCTCGTCGCTACCAAAGCCCATTAACCTCACTATATCCCGTAATCCCTGGTCCTGCGACTGCGAATATCTgcaaatgtttcaaaattggCTTCGTAGCACGGTAAGCCGGGTTACCGACGCTTCGGATCTACGATGCGTCTACAATACGACCGAATTCGAAGCCTACGGCGAGGAGACGTTCAACGATGACGAGTTTGGATTCTCGTTGTCCAACAACAACAGTTCTACGTGCACGGGCCTTGCCGCCATCGAAAACAGCATACGTGGTAATCGGACCAAAATCGAACCTCAGGCTCTTCACGATTATCTTCCACTACTGGTGGCAACCCTATCCGCATTTTTCATCACAATGCTGCTCTGCATGCTGGCATTCATATTTCGTCAGGAGCTTCGCGTCTGGTTTCACTCGCGTTTTGGAGTGAGAATATTCTACAGAGAATCCGAGGTCGACCGAGAGGACAGAGACAAGCTGTTCGACGCCTTCGTTAGTTATAGCTCAAAGGATGAGGATTTCGTTGCCCACGAGCTAGCCCCCGTCTTAGAAAGGGGAAACCCTGCGTACAAACTGTGTCTACACTATCGGGACTTCCCCGTGGGAAATTTCATAGCCGACACCATAGTACAAGCGGTGGAATCCTCGCGGAGGACAATCATGGTACTCTCAGAGAACTTCATCAAATCGGAGTGGTGTAGATTCGAATTTAAGTCGGCTCACCATCAGGTCTTGAGGGATCGCCGACGCCGACTTATCCTTGTGCTAGTCGGCGACGTCCCGCAACGGGATCTGGATCCTGATATCCGACTGTATCTCAAAACAAACACGTACCTGCAGTGGGGGGACAAATTATTTTGGGAAAAACTGAGATTTGCCTTACCCGACGTCCCCAATAATCAGCGGAGTCCACAGCAGAGAAGACAACCGCCGCCGGTCCGACGGCAACACAACAACCGGACAGCAAACGTTCAACGTACAGTTGCTGTGCACATATGA